The genomic stretch CGGCGACCGAGTTTCTCGATCTGCTGAGCCCGCAGTACATCGCGGATCTCATCGCGTGGGGCGCCATCGGCGCGCGCACGACGGAAAGCCAGAGCCATCGGCAGCTGGCGTCGGGGCTTTCGTGTCCGATCGGCTTCAAGAACGGCACGGACGGCGGCGTGCAGGTCGCGGCGGACGCCATCGTCGCGGCGCGCGCGAGTCATGCGTTCATGGGCATGACCAAGATGGGCATGGCCGCCATCTTCGAGACCCGCGGCAACGACGACTGCCACGTCATTCTGCGCGGCGGCAAGAAGGGCCCGAATTACGACGCCGAGAGCGTGGCCGCGAGTTGCGCCGCGCTCGCTGCGCTCGGCCAGCGCGAACAGGTAATGATCGACTGTTCGCACGCGAACTCGAACAAGTCGCATCTGCGTCAGGTGGATGTGGCCGAGGACATCGCGCGGCAACTGTCGGCGGGCGAAAAGCGCATCACGGGCGTGATGATCGAAAGTCATCTGGAAGAAGGGCGGCAGGACCTGAAGCCCGGCGTGCCGCTGAAGCACGGCGTCTCGATCACGGATGCCTGCCTCGGCTGGACGCAAACCGAGCCGGTGCTCGACTTGCTCGCACGGGCCGTGCGCGAGCGTCGCGCCAGATAAAGCGAGGGCGCAAGCAAGGGCGCAAGAGCGGCGCACCGGCGCGGTGCGCCGCTTCACGAAAGCTTCATTCAAGTTCGTGACCTTCGCACCGTTACTCCGGACGATAGCCC from Caballeronia sp. LZ062 encodes the following:
- a CDS encoding 3-deoxy-7-phosphoheptulonate synthase, giving the protein MSRIDNPSRDQEAGVADSTQDTTRIDDTRIGAVRPLISPALLLDELPVTPGVQTLVESSRAAIANILHGRDDRLVVVVGPCSIHDHGQAMDYARRLKTVAERLADDLVIVMRVYFEKPRTTVGWKGYINDPRLDGSFRINEGLRRARELLLDVSGLGLPTATEFLDLLSPQYIADLIAWGAIGARTTESQSHRQLASGLSCPIGFKNGTDGGVQVAADAIVAARASHAFMGMTKMGMAAIFETRGNDDCHVILRGGKKGPNYDAESVAASCAALAALGQREQVMIDCSHANSNKSHLRQVDVAEDIARQLSAGEKRITGVMIESHLEEGRQDLKPGVPLKHGVSITDACLGWTQTEPVLDLLARAVRERRAR